In the genome of Halobacterium noricense, one region contains:
- a CDS encoding DUF4399 domain-containing protein translates to MNGVESDASVSFAVPSDGTTLNSPYVQWKGSASGVTIEESGAVTDGAGHYHIMVDTEPVTAGETIPSDDQHIHYGTGQKDGVLELEPGDHTLHLQVADGKHKAMDLTDTVEVTVEDTAALDLSTTVDGSLVEWDVTADNYTIEPSSEGLNANSGHLHAVIDTDHVPVGNVIPSDANHIHYGDGSTSGSIDLAEQLGDAYEPGEHKIHFQVGTGTHRATMVHAHTTVKTE, encoded by the coding sequence ATGAACGGCGTCGAGAGTGACGCGTCGGTTTCCTTCGCCGTTCCCTCGGACGGAACAACGCTCAACAGCCCCTACGTTCAGTGGAAGGGATCGGCCAGCGGCGTCACCATCGAAGAATCGGGTGCCGTCACCGACGGTGCCGGCCACTATCACATCATGGTGGACACCGAACCAGTCACGGCGGGCGAGACGATTCCCAGTGATGACCAGCACATTCACTACGGGACAGGGCAGAAAGACGGTGTCCTCGAACTCGAACCCGGCGACCACACGCTCCATCTGCAGGTTGCCGATGGCAAGCACAAGGCGATGGACCTGACCGACACTGTCGAGGTAACCGTCGAGGACACCGCCGCGCTCGACCTCTCGACCACCGTCGACGGGAGCCTCGTCGAGTGGGACGTGACGGCCGACAACTACACCATCGAACCGTCGAGCGAGGGACTCAACGCCAACTCGGGCCACCTTCACGCGGTCATCGACACGGATCACGTCCCGGTAGGCAACGTGATTCCGAGTGACGCCAACCACATCCACTACGGTGACGGATCGACCAGCGGTTCCATCGATCTGGCCGAACAACTCGGTGACGCGTACGAACCGGGCGAGCACAAAATCCACTTCCAGGTTGGAACCGGCACTCACCGCGCTACGATGGTTCACGCGCACACCACTGTCAAGACCGAGTGA
- a CDS encoding SufS family cysteine desulfurase has protein sequence MRWDADRIREHFPILDRDVGDGEPLVYLDNAATTQTPEQVSSVLAEYYDEYNANVHRGIHTLSHEASVAYEDAHDRLAEFVGADGREELVFTKNTTEAVNLVAYGLSAQRLGPGDAVVTTEMEHHASLVTWQQIAERTGAELRYVDVDEDGTLDLDHAKELVDDDVEVVSVAHVSNVLGTINPVRELADLAHDAGAVVVVDGAQSVPTRPVDVDDLGADFLAFSGHKMAGPTGIGCLYGRRELLEEMEPFLFGGEMIRHVTFDESTWNDLPWKFEAGTPPIAQGVALAAAADYLDDLGMDAVREHENDLAQYLLGKLAERDDVETYGPPPGVERSGLVSFNVDGVHGHDLSEVLDDRGIAVRAGDHCTQPLHDVLDVPGSVRASVYVYNTREDVDALLDAIEDAAAKRDTLLESERYHDRLHDHHLTRQDAGRLDDPTFRKHSAETSCGDDGEFHVDVADDGTIDEIGFVSQSCAVSTAVASLLATDLEGRPVEVLAELDGRVEELLEGQFPDVRRECVVGPEDVIRAGATEHLDAVCEAVESATD, from the coding sequence ATGCGTTGGGACGCCGATAGGATACGCGAGCACTTCCCGATTCTCGACCGTGATGTCGGCGACGGCGAGCCGCTGGTCTACCTCGACAACGCGGCGACGACCCAGACGCCCGAACAGGTGTCGTCAGTACTCGCGGAGTATTACGACGAGTACAACGCGAACGTTCACCGTGGCATCCACACGCTCAGCCACGAGGCTTCAGTCGCCTACGAGGACGCCCACGACCGCCTCGCCGAGTTTGTCGGCGCGGACGGCCGCGAGGAACTGGTGTTCACGAAGAACACCACCGAGGCCGTGAACCTCGTGGCGTACGGCCTCAGCGCCCAGCGGCTCGGCCCCGGTGACGCGGTGGTCACGACGGAGATGGAACACCACGCGTCGCTGGTGACGTGGCAACAGATTGCCGAGCGGACGGGCGCCGAACTCCGCTACGTCGACGTCGACGAGGACGGCACGCTCGACCTCGACCACGCGAAGGAGCTCGTCGACGACGACGTCGAAGTGGTCTCGGTCGCGCACGTCTCGAACGTCCTCGGCACTATCAACCCCGTCCGCGAACTCGCAGACCTCGCACACGACGCGGGCGCCGTGGTCGTCGTGGACGGCGCGCAGTCGGTGCCGACGCGGCCCGTGGACGTCGACGACCTCGGCGCGGACTTCCTCGCGTTCTCCGGACACAAGATGGCGGGGCCCACCGGCATCGGTTGCCTGTACGGCCGCCGGGAGTTGCTGGAGGAGATGGAGCCGTTCCTGTTCGGCGGGGAGATGATTCGCCACGTCACGTTCGACGAGTCGACGTGGAACGACCTGCCGTGGAAGTTCGAGGCCGGCACGCCGCCCATCGCACAGGGCGTCGCGCTCGCGGCGGCCGCCGACTATCTCGACGACCTCGGGATGGACGCCGTCCGCGAGCACGAGAACGACCTCGCGCAGTACCTCCTCGGAAAGCTCGCCGAGCGCGACGACGTCGAGACGTACGGCCCGCCGCCGGGCGTCGAGCGCTCGGGTCTCGTGTCGTTCAACGTCGACGGCGTCCACGGCCACGACCTCTCCGAGGTGCTCGACGACCGCGGTATCGCGGTGCGGGCCGGTGACCACTGCACGCAGCCGCTCCACGACGTTCTCGACGTTCCGGGGTCGGTGCGCGCGTCCGTCTACGTCTACAACACGCGCGAGGACGTCGATGCGCTGCTGGACGCCATCGAGGACGCCGCCGCGAAGCGCGACACACTCCTCGAATCCGAGCGCTATCACGACCGCCTCCACGACCACCACTTGACCCGACAGGACGCTGGCAGGCTCGACGACCCGACGTTCCGCAAGCACTCCGCGGAGACCAGTTGCGGGGACGACGGCGAGTTCCACGTCGACGTCGCCGACGACGGCACCATCGACGAAATCGGGTTCGTGAGCCAGTCGTGTGCGGTCTCCACCGCGGTCGCCAGCCTGCTCGCTACGGACCTCGAAGGCCGGCCCGTGGAGGTGCTCGCGGAGCTCGACGGCCGCGTCGAGGAGCTGCTCGAAGGCCAGTTCCCGGACGTACGCAGAGAGTGCGTGGTCGGTCCGGAGGACGTGATTCGTGCGGGTGCGACCGAACACCTCGACGCCGTGTGCGAGGCCGTCGAGTCGGCGACGGACTGA
- a CDS encoding TrkH family potassium uptake protein → MRIETDTVARDVGRIVQAVLLMMLVSIAVAAVNREFYAIPAFLASAVITAGIGTGLARRYRDAAPPEKRDAMVTAASAWALVGVLGGLPFVLIAWTIQVDPFPVWANTPVMDSTTAIFLHPLDAVFESMSGFTGTGLTMAAVEEKLPRSLHWWRSLIEWIGGVGVIVLTVAILRRSGGGGSYTLYESEARSEKIHPSIVTTVQEIWKIFVALTVGSIALFLVAGMPLWDAINHGMTGIATGGFSVHAASIGYYDSPLIEYATVPIMVAGSIAFPIHYLLFKGELRNFYADLQTRWVFLWFAAGSLGLTGILYANGQYATLEESFRVSLFQFVSATSNTGFGSATIGDGTEPVWSAGATLLTCLGMLTGGAAGSTTSGLKLIRVATLIKGTIWQIQEVFRPNTAIRYLRIGERKLSEQQAEREYTEATVVFVLWITFLAIGVAVLLRVLSPAHPLEYVIFDVMSAQSNVGLDSGITGPGMPDTAKAMLIINMWVGRLEIIPVAVLLGAIFRRFDLYR, encoded by the coding sequence ATGAGAATTGAGACGGACACGGTCGCACGCGACGTCGGGCGCATCGTACAGGCAGTGTTACTGATGATGCTCGTTTCCATCGCCGTGGCGGCCGTCAACCGCGAGTTCTACGCCATTCCCGCGTTCCTCGCCTCCGCCGTTATCACGGCCGGAATCGGCACCGGATTAGCCAGACGCTACCGAGATGCAGCGCCGCCGGAGAAACGCGACGCGATGGTCACTGCGGCGAGCGCGTGGGCGCTCGTGGGCGTCCTCGGTGGGCTGCCGTTCGTCCTCATCGCGTGGACGATTCAGGTCGACCCGTTCCCCGTCTGGGCGAATACACCAGTAATGGATTCGACGACGGCGATATTCCTCCATCCGCTCGACGCGGTCTTCGAGAGTATGAGCGGCTTTACTGGGACCGGCCTGACGATGGCTGCCGTCGAAGAGAAACTTCCACGGTCGCTGCACTGGTGGCGGTCGCTCATCGAGTGGATCGGCGGCGTCGGCGTCATCGTGTTGACCGTCGCCATTCTCCGGCGAAGTGGCGGGGGCGGGTCGTATACGCTGTACGAGAGCGAAGCGCGCTCGGAGAAGATCCATCCGAGCATCGTCACGACGGTCCAAGAGATCTGGAAGATATTCGTCGCGCTCACTGTCGGTTCGATTGCCCTCTTCCTGGTAGCTGGGATGCCGCTGTGGGACGCCATCAACCACGGCATGACTGGAATTGCGACGGGCGGGTTCTCCGTGCATGCGGCGTCCATCGGATACTACGACAGCCCGCTCATCGAGTACGCGACAGTTCCGATAATGGTCGCGGGCAGCATTGCGTTCCCAATTCACTACCTGCTGTTCAAGGGTGAGCTACGGAACTTCTACGCGGACCTCCAGACGCGGTGGGTGTTCCTCTGGTTCGCCGCCGGCTCCCTCGGGCTAACCGGAATTCTGTACGCTAACGGCCAGTACGCCACGCTGGAGGAGTCGTTCCGTGTGAGTCTGTTCCAGTTCGTCTCGGCGACGTCGAACACCGGCTTCGGGAGCGCGACGATTGGTGATGGGACTGAACCGGTGTGGAGCGCTGGCGCGACGCTACTGACGTGTCTGGGGATGCTGACCGGCGGAGCCGCCGGGTCCACGACGAGCGGCCTCAAACTGATTCGCGTCGCTACCCTCATCAAGGGGACCATCTGGCAAATTCAGGAAGTGTTCCGGCCCAACACGGCGATTCGATATCTACGTATCGGCGAGCGCAAACTCAGTGAGCAGCAAGCGGAACGCGAATACACCGAGGCAACGGTCGTGTTCGTCCTCTGGATCACCTTCCTGGCCATCGGCGTCGCCGTTCTCCTGCGAGTGCTCTCCCCAGCCCATCCGTTGGAGTACGTGATTTTCGACGTGATGAGCGCGCAGAGCAACGTCGGGCTGGACTCCGGCATCACCGGGCCGGGAATGCCCGACACCGCGAAAGCGATGTTGATTATCAACATGTGGGTCGGGCGTCTGGAAATCATCCCCGTTGCCGTGCTGCTCGGGGCGATTTTCCGGCGGTTCGACCTCTACCGGTAG
- a CDS encoding pyridoxal-phosphate-dependent aminotransferase family protein, with protein sequence MTDAPDVGELSPPQRTLMGPGPSPVHPRVLKAMSTPLVGHLDPSFVEIMDETQELLRYTFRTDNEWTIPVSGTGSAAMEAAIGNLTEPGETFLAPTNGYFGDRMAEMARRAGGDVVRVDAPWGEPLQPADVADAFAEHQPDVFGFVHAETSTGAKQTNVPELTDIAHEHDALVVADTVTSLGGVELRVDEWGIDAAYSGPQKCLSCPPGASPLTLNDDAMDKVLSREADPRSWYLDLSLLEGYWGDERAYHHTAPVSNVYALREALRLVAEEGIEQRWARHERIAGALKAGVEAMGLGLNPEDDYWLPSLNAVRVPEGVNDGEVIDYVLDHYDLEIASGLGDLAGDVFRIGCMGHGARPENVTLVVAALADAFDALGADVDAAAGLAATREALR encoded by the coding sequence ATGACGGACGCGCCAGACGTCGGTGAGTTGTCGCCGCCGCAGCGAACGCTCATGGGGCCGGGGCCGAGCCCGGTCCACCCGCGCGTACTGAAAGCGATGAGTACGCCGCTGGTGGGCCACCTCGACCCGTCGTTCGTGGAGATTATGGACGAGACCCAGGAGCTGCTGCGGTACACGTTCCGCACGGACAACGAGTGGACGATTCCCGTCTCCGGCACGGGTTCCGCGGCGATGGAGGCTGCCATCGGCAACCTCACGGAGCCCGGGGAGACGTTCCTCGCGCCGACGAACGGCTACTTCGGCGACCGCATGGCCGAGATGGCGCGCCGCGCGGGCGGCGACGTGGTGCGCGTGGACGCGCCGTGGGGCGAGCCGCTCCAGCCCGCGGACGTCGCGGACGCGTTCGCCGAGCACCAGCCCGACGTCTTCGGGTTCGTGCACGCGGAGACGTCCACCGGCGCGAAGCAGACGAACGTCCCCGAGCTCACGGACATCGCCCACGAGCACGACGCGCTCGTCGTGGCCGACACCGTGACGAGTCTCGGCGGCGTCGAACTCCGCGTCGACGAGTGGGGCATCGATGCGGCGTACTCCGGCCCGCAGAAGTGCCTGTCGTGTCCGCCGGGCGCGAGCCCGCTGACCCTGAACGACGACGCGATGGACAAAGTGCTCTCCCGCGAGGCGGATCCGCGGTCGTGGTATCTGGACCTCTCGCTGCTGGAGGGCTACTGGGGCGACGAGCGCGCGTACCACCACACGGCACCCGTCTCGAACGTGTACGCGCTCCGCGAGGCGCTGCGGCTGGTCGCCGAGGAGGGCATCGAACAGCGGTGGGCGCGCCACGAGCGAATCGCGGGCGCGCTGAAGGCCGGCGTGGAGGCGATGGGCCTCGGTCTCAACCCCGAGGACGACTACTGGCTGCCGAGCCTGAACGCCGTGCGCGTCCCGGAGGGGGTCAACGACGGCGAGGTCATCGACTACGTGCTCGACCACTACGACCTCGAAATCGCGTCCGGCCTCGGCGACTTGGCGGGCGACGTGTTCCGCATCGGCTGTATGGGCCACGGTGCGCGCCCGGAGAACGTCACGCTCGTCGTCGCTGCGCTCGCGGACGCCTTCGACGCGCTGGGCGCGGACGTGGACGCGGCTGCCGGGCTCGCCGCGACGCGGGAAGCACTCCGATAG
- the hisD gene encoding histidinol dehydrogenase, translating to MDYEAVADLGPDRRRALFERTAGVESVRSTVRDIVERVREEGDVALRQYASEFDDVELGNVDVTDEAERAYEELDDETRGAIEDAAANVREFHEAQVPEDWRREFSEGRELGRRFRPIERVGVYAPGGTAAYPSSVLMGVIPAKVAGVEQVAVATPPAEELNPVTMAAMHVAGADRVYASGGAQAVAALAYGTETVDRVQKIVGPGNKFVTAAKAEVRGDVDIDFLAGPSELLVVADETADPGYVAADVLAQAEHDPDSSVVVVTDDEATAEAVCEEVEDRIENRERTETIRAALDNDASGVFVARSMSEGVLFAEEYAAEHLSIQAENDEELLDRIDSAGSVFLGPYAPVAAGDYATGTNHVLPTNGKAKVAGGLSVDTFLRSTTVQRLDEGALADLRETVTTLADAEGLDAHAASVDARFEDDS from the coding sequence ATGGACTACGAAGCCGTTGCGGACCTCGGGCCGGACCGCCGCCGCGCGCTGTTCGAGCGCACGGCCGGCGTGGAATCGGTCCGGTCGACGGTCCGGGACATCGTCGAGCGCGTCCGCGAGGAGGGCGACGTGGCGCTGCGCCAGTACGCCAGCGAGTTCGACGACGTGGAACTGGGGAACGTCGACGTCACGGACGAAGCCGAGCGCGCGTACGAGGAACTCGACGACGAGACCCGTGGGGCCATCGAGGATGCCGCTGCGAACGTCCGGGAGTTCCACGAGGCGCAGGTGCCCGAGGACTGGCGCCGCGAGTTCTCCGAGGGCCGCGAACTCGGCCGTCGGTTCCGTCCCATCGAGCGCGTCGGCGTGTACGCGCCCGGCGGCACCGCGGCGTACCCGTCGTCAGTGCTGATGGGCGTGATTCCCGCGAAGGTCGCGGGCGTCGAACAGGTCGCGGTCGCGACGCCGCCCGCCGAGGAACTGAACCCCGTGACGATGGCGGCGATGCACGTCGCGGGCGCGGACCGCGTGTACGCCTCCGGCGGCGCGCAGGCCGTCGCGGCGCTGGCGTACGGCACCGAGACCGTGGACCGCGTGCAGAAAATCGTCGGCCCGGGAAACAAGTTCGTCACCGCGGCGAAAGCCGAAGTCCGGGGCGACGTGGACATCGACTTCCTCGCCGGCCCCTCCGAGCTACTGGTGGTTGCCGACGAGACCGCCGACCCCGGCTACGTCGCCGCGGACGTGCTCGCGCAGGCCGAGCACGACCCCGACTCCAGCGTCGTCGTCGTCACCGACGACGAGGCGACCGCCGAAGCGGTCTGCGAGGAAGTCGAGGATAGAATCGAGAACCGTGAGCGCACCGAGACGATTCGAGCGGCGCTCGACAACGACGCCAGCGGCGTATTCGTCGCGCGCTCGATGAGCGAGGGCGTGCTGTTCGCCGAGGAGTACGCCGCCGAACACCTCTCGATTCAGGCGGAAAATGACGAAGAACTCCTGGACCGCATCGACTCCGCGGGCTCGGTGTTCCTCGGGCCGTACGCGCCCGTCGCGGCGGGCGACTACGCTACCGGGACGAACCACGTGCTCCCGACGAACGGGAAGGCGAAGGTTGCGGGCGGGCTCTCCGTGGACACATTCCTCCGCTCGACGACCGTCCAGCGCCTCGACGAGGGCGCGCTCGCGGACCTCCGGGAGACCGTAACGACGCTCGCGGACGCCGAGGGCCTCGACGCGCACGCGGCCAGCGTGGACGCGCGCTTCGAGGACGACTCGTAA
- a CDS encoding potassium channel family protein, with product MYIIIVGAGDIGSPLIEIATNAGYEVVVIEKHAGRADEVAGEYDCMVLNADVTSKETLNDAGADRADAIITTTDQDATNVMVSLLAQELDIPSIVSVVHNPEHMNLFRQIGVNTMENPQRLIAESLFRSVERPSIVDYMRVGDVAEVFEITVAEDAPIAGLTLSEADQQGLLDEDTLVVAIERDETEAPITPRGDTRIEQGDLLTVYSGQGATPDVTDVFGHYEDHEQDSSNGIGL from the coding sequence ATGTACATAATCATCGTCGGAGCTGGCGACATCGGGTCGCCGCTCATCGAAATCGCAACGAACGCGGGCTACGAAGTCGTCGTCATCGAGAAGCACGCCGGCCGTGCGGACGAAGTCGCCGGCGAGTACGATTGTATGGTGTTGAACGCGGACGTGACGTCCAAAGAGACGCTCAACGACGCTGGTGCGGACCGCGCGGATGCTATCATCACGACGACCGACCAAGACGCGACGAACGTGATGGTCTCGCTGCTCGCGCAAGAACTGGACATCCCCTCTATCGTCTCCGTGGTCCACAACCCCGAGCACATGAACTTGTTCCGCCAGATCGGCGTGAACACGATGGAAAACCCCCAGCGTCTCATCGCGGAGTCGCTGTTCCGGTCGGTCGAACGGCCGTCTATCGTCGATTACATGCGCGTCGGCGACGTCGCCGAAGTGTTCGAAATCACGGTTGCCGAAGACGCACCTATCGCCGGGCTGACGCTCAGTGAGGCGGACCAACAGGGGTTACTCGACGAGGATACCCTCGTCGTCGCAATCGAGCGTGACGAGACAGAGGCTCCTATCACGCCCCGAGGTGACACTCGTATCGAGCAGGGGGACCTTTTGACAGTCTACTCCGGACAGGGCGCGACACCGGACGTGACGGACGTCTTCGGCCACTACGAGGACCACGAACAGGATTCCTCGAACGGCATCGGTCTGTGA
- a CDS encoding DUF7116 family protein, giving the protein MGTVTTPPDEQARSIFDDLGYSLAGDGAEFSATRDWKEIRVTAVTDHVDADHDSGYRCFVTWAENTDALERQLRRLDPPYEWAVMGVEEDGDYEVARAPPVS; this is encoded by the coding sequence ATGGGGACTGTTACCACCCCTCCCGACGAGCAGGCCCGGTCGATATTCGACGACCTCGGGTACAGCCTCGCAGGAGACGGCGCGGAGTTCTCCGCCACGCGCGACTGGAAAGAGATACGCGTGACAGCCGTCACAGACCACGTCGACGCCGACCACGACAGCGGTTATCGCTGTTTCGTGACGTGGGCCGAGAACACCGACGCGCTCGAACGACAGCTGCGTCGGCTCGATCCGCCCTACGAGTGGGCGGTGATGGGTGTCGAGGAGGACGGTGACTACGAAGTAGCGCGCGCCCCGCCGGTCAGCTAG
- a CDS encoding HesB/IscA family protein, protein MSATVENGDGDTVVTATEPAAEQARELMEGEEMDVSEAGLRLYVQQGGCAGLSYGMRFEPEPEPEDQIFESNGIRLFVDQSSLNYVGGSQLAFEGGLQGAGFHVQNPNVESECGCGESFRT, encoded by the coding sequence ATGAGCGCGACCGTCGAGAACGGGGACGGAGACACGGTGGTCACCGCCACGGAGCCCGCGGCCGAGCAGGCCCGCGAGCTCATGGAGGGCGAAGAGATGGACGTCTCGGAGGCCGGCCTGCGGCTGTACGTCCAGCAGGGCGGCTGCGCCGGGCTCTCCTACGGGATGCGCTTCGAGCCCGAGCCCGAGCCCGAGGACCAGATTTTCGAGAGCAACGGCATCCGGCTGTTCGTCGACCAGTCCAGCTTGAACTACGTCGGCGGCAGCCAACTCGCCTTCGAGGGCGGCCTGCAGGGCGCTGGCTTCCACGTCCAGAACCCGAACGTCGAAAGCGAGTGCGGCTGCGGCGAGTCCTTCCGGACCTAG
- a CDS encoding metal-dependent hydrolase: protein MFVGHAMFAFGVVALAAARFGVSRERALALGVAAGLFAAVPDVDIAYALVGLVAVDPTSPMAVAQSFWGASTVVHRAVTHSLVVAVPAAAAFALAPTHRRIAAAALAALVGVVAAFSGPLPAVIVGLFAAGGWLVARAAHAYRVRGTSLFAVALVGLVSHPFGDLFTGKPPELLYPLGVTVFDGRVALSADPTLHLLGAFGVELFAIWLGVAAAFWLTGHRFTDHVNSRAAFGAAYALAVLVLPPPTMDASYQFVFSVVAVGFVGVVPAPKLRRRSLTLPSLPTAVVTGLAAVTLAGLAYGVAYTTGLA, encoded by the coding sequence ATGTTCGTAGGGCACGCGATGTTCGCGTTCGGCGTCGTCGCGCTCGCTGCCGCCCGATTCGGGGTGTCCCGAGAGCGCGCGCTCGCCCTCGGCGTCGCCGCCGGCCTGTTCGCCGCCGTCCCCGACGTCGACATAGCCTACGCCCTCGTCGGGCTCGTCGCCGTCGACCCGACGAGCCCTATGGCCGTCGCGCAGTCGTTCTGGGGCGCGTCCACGGTCGTCCATCGCGCGGTCACGCACTCGCTGGTCGTCGCGGTGCCCGCGGCCGCCGCGTTCGCGCTCGCGCCAACCCACCGCCGGATTGCCGCGGCCGCCCTCGCCGCGCTCGTCGGCGTCGTCGCCGCGTTCTCCGGCCCGCTCCCCGCGGTCATCGTCGGCCTGTTCGCGGCCGGCGGCTGGCTCGTCGCGCGCGCCGCCCACGCCTACCGCGTCCGCGGCACCAGCCTGTTCGCAGTCGCGCTCGTCGGCCTCGTCAGCCACCCGTTCGGCGACCTGTTCACCGGGAAACCCCCGGAGCTGCTCTACCCGCTCGGCGTCACCGTCTTCGACGGCCGCGTCGCGCTGTCCGCCGACCCGACGCTGCACCTGCTGGGCGCGTTCGGCGTCGAACTGTTCGCCATCTGGCTGGGCGTCGCCGCCGCGTTCTGGCTCACTGGCCACCGCTTCACCGACCACGTGAACTCGCGGGCGGCGTTCGGCGCTGCGTACGCCCTCGCCGTGCTCGTGTTGCCGCCGCCGACGATGGATGCCTCCTACCAGTTCGTATTCAGCGTCGTCGCGGTCGGCTTCGTCGGCGTCGTCCCCGCGCCGAAGCTCCGCCGGCGCTCGCTGACGCTGCCATCGCTGCCCACCGCCGTCGTCACTGGGCTGGCGGCGGTCACACTCGCCGGGCTCGCGTACGGCGTCGCGTACACCACGGGGCTCGCGTAA
- a CDS encoding Lrp/AsnC family transcriptional regulator, which translates to MEYRVDEIDKRILYHLARDARNTTAAEIAEEMEVTAATIRNRIHQLEAEGVLRGYLADINYKSIEGRVTYQFSCTAPIPDRDRLAQSALEVSGVISIRELMTGQTNIAVTAVGSNTDDISRIAGELSDIGLEIEDESVVESEYHQPYNPFGPEDVPMGPSLTDFMSLAGGAEVVEFTVSDGATVAGLTIEEAVEEGLLADEMLVVGIERDGDVLTPKGETVIRTGDVVSLFSKSGLEQAALEVFGTQ; encoded by the coding sequence ATGGAATATCGGGTTGACGAGATTGACAAGCGAATCCTCTATCACTTGGCGCGTGACGCCCGGAACACGACGGCCGCTGAAATCGCCGAGGAGATGGAGGTGACCGCAGCGACGATTCGGAACCGAATCCATCAACTCGAAGCGGAGGGCGTGCTGCGCGGGTATCTGGCGGACATCAACTACAAATCTATCGAGGGACGCGTCACCTACCAGTTCAGCTGTACGGCCCCGATTCCCGACCGCGACCGACTCGCCCAATCCGCACTAGAAGTCTCCGGCGTCATCTCCATCCGGGAGTTGATGACCGGACAGACGAACATCGCCGTCACGGCGGTCGGGTCCAACACTGACGATATCAGCCGCATCGCGGGCGAACTCTCGGATATCGGCTTAGAAATCGAAGACGAGAGCGTCGTCGAATCCGAGTACCACCAGCCGTACAATCCATTCGGCCCGGAAGACGTTCCTATGGGACCGTCACTGACTGATTTCATGAGTCTCGCCGGTGGCGCGGAAGTCGTCGAATTCACCGTCTCGGACGGGGCCACGGTCGCTGGACTCACTATCGAGGAGGCAGTCGAAGAAGGGTTACTGGCTGACGAAATGTTGGTCGTCGGCATCGAACGAGACGGTGACGTCCTGACGCCGAAAGGTGAGACCGTGATTCGAACCGGGGATGTCGTCTCGCTCTTCTCCAAGTCCGGGCTAGAGCAAGCAGCCCTAGAAGTGTTCGGCACCCAGTAG
- a CDS encoding mechanosensitive ion channel domain-containing protein — MQPESPSSLSDLLNNTVDEFVGNVASALPRVLTGLVFLVLAAILIRVVATAVRVVLRQVYPDQPIYVQLGGTLASVVLWFGALLGFLSAVGLPEIAAALGTASGFLALGVSYALSGMLADAVAGIYLLRDPDFNPGDTVETDGTVGVVEAIELRKTRLDVDGDRLVRANADIEAEWTKKPE, encoded by the coding sequence ATGCAGCCAGAGTCGCCGTCGTCGCTGTCCGACCTCCTGAACAACACCGTCGACGAGTTCGTCGGCAACGTCGCCAGCGCGCTCCCGCGCGTCCTCACGGGCCTGGTCTTCCTCGTGCTCGCGGCGATTCTCATCCGCGTCGTCGCCACCGCCGTGCGCGTCGTCCTGCGACAGGTCTACCCGGACCAGCCGATTTACGTCCAGCTCGGCGGCACGCTCGCCTCGGTCGTGCTGTGGTTCGGCGCGCTGCTGGGCTTCCTGTCGGCGGTCGGCCTCCCCGAAATCGCCGCGGCGCTCGGCACCGCCTCCGGCTTCCTCGCGCTCGGCGTCTCGTACGCGCTCTCGGGGATGCTCGCGGACGCCGTCGCCGGCATCTACCTCCTCCGCGACCCCGACTTCAACCCCGGCGACACGGTCGAGACGGACGGCACCGTCGGCGTCGTCGAAGCCATCGAGCTCCGGAAGACTCGCCTCGACGTGGACGGCGACCGCCTCGTGCGCGCGAACGCCGACATCGAGGCGGAGTGGACGAAAAAGCCCGAGTGA
- a CDS encoding dodecin: MVFKKIRLIGTSEESFDAAAEDAIDRAEDTLDNVKWADVVDQGVEIASVENRQYQVEVEVAFELEG, translated from the coding sequence ATGGTATTCAAGAAGATTCGACTCATCGGGACCAGCGAAGAGAGCTTCGACGCCGCCGCGGAGGACGCAATCGACCGCGCGGAGGACACCCTCGACAACGTGAAGTGGGCGGACGTGGTCGACCAGGGCGTCGAAATCGCCAGCGTCGAGAACCGACAGTACCAGGTCGAAGTCGAAGTCGCGTTCGAACTAGAGGGCTAG
- a CDS encoding helix-turn-helix domain-containing protein: MPVSIDEFESGDLPDGPTVPEQVIVYLYTHRDTAFTRSEIATAIDGDPNTVGTALTRLKERDLVRHRGQYWALAEDEQRVAAAYDLHSVSVRLDEADAGIDSEEWDAVAPDRPHPSEQPSNEDG, from the coding sequence ATGCCGGTGAGCATCGACGAGTTCGAATCGGGCGATCTGCCGGACGGCCCGACCGTGCCCGAGCAGGTAATCGTGTACCTGTACACGCACCGTGACACGGCGTTCACCCGGTCGGAGATTGCGACCGCCATCGACGGAGACCCGAACACGGTCGGCACAGCACTCACACGACTGAAGGAACGCGACCTCGTCCGTCACCGGGGGCAGTACTGGGCGCTTGCGGAGGACGAACAGCGAGTCGCCGCCGCGTACGACCTCCATAGCGTGAGCGTACGGCTCGACGAAGCCGACGCCGGAATCGATTCGGAGGAATGGGACGCCGTCGCCCCCGACCGGCCACATCCGAGCGAACAACCCTCGAACGAGGACGGGTGA